Part of the Leifsonia soli genome is shown below.
TGAGGTCGAGCAGGAGCCGGTCGTACAGCATCGTGAGGAGTCGCGCCGGGCTGGCGGAGAGGATGCTGTCGCGGTTGTAGGCCGAGAGCTTCGCGGCCGCGGAGGTGAGGACGTTCATGATGCGCTCGCAGACGGGAGGGAGGAGAGCTGGCCGGTCAGCCACGACGACTGGGACTGCAGCTGCTGCAGCTGGACCTCGAGGTTGGCATACGTCTTCTCGAGGGTCGCTCGCCGGTCGGCGAGGCGGCCGTCCCAGTCGGTGATCTGGTCGTTGAGGCTCTTGACGGTCGACTGCTCGCCCTTGATCTTGAGCGAGATCGAGCCGGTGTACGTGTCGCTCGCGCCGGTGGCCGCGTCCGCGACGCGTTGCGCGATCGTGGCGACGGCGGCCTTCACGGTGTCGGGGTCGGCGGCCATCGCCTTCGCGAAGGCGTCCTGGTCGAAGGTGACCGCGCCGTCCCGCGTGATGCTGATGCCGTACGTGGAGGGGGAGACGCCGCCGATCGGGGCGATCACCGCATCCACGAGCTTCTGGTTGACGTCGCGGACGGACGACTCGCCGGTGAAGACGCCGCCGGTGACGACCGTTCCGCCCGCGGCGTCGGTCGAGGTGGAGACGGCCTGCTTCTGGCCGATGTACGTGAGGATGTCGTTGACCGCGCCTGCGAGGGATCCGGCGGCGGCCGAGATGCTCTTGTCGTCGCGGGCGACCGTGAGGGTCACCGGTGTGGTCGACGCCGCGGTGACCGACACGGTGACGCCGGGGAGGACGTCGGTGAAGCTGTTCGTCGCACTCGAGACCGTCTGCGCGGCTCCTGTTCCGGCCCACAGGGTCAGCTGCGCGTCCTGCGCCTGACGCACCTGCGACGACCCGGCGTCCGACAGGATGTTCGTCGCGGTGCCGGCCGCCACATCCGCCGCCGTCCCGCGGTAGGCCGTGAAGGCCGCCGCCGCACCGGTCTTCGTGGAGCTGAGCTGCAGCCGGTACAGCGGCTGGCCGGTCGCCGGGTCGAGACCCGCGGCCACCCGGGTCGCGCTGACACCGGCTCCGGCCTGGTTGATCGCGGCGGCGACATCGGCGAGCGACGAGCTGGCCGCGGTGATCTGCTTGGTGGTGCCGTCGGCCGCGACGAACGTGAGCGTCGGCGGCTGGTCCGGCCACTGCGTCAGCGGGCCGGTCACGGTGACCTGCGACTGCGCGAGGCGGTCGACCGTGAAGTCGATGGTGCCGTCGACGGCGCCGGTGCCCGCGGTCGCCGTCGCCGCGGTGGAGCTCGTGCTCGCGGTGTGCAGGTCGGTGCCTGCGGGCTTCGCGAGCTTCGCGGCCGAGTCGGCGAGCGCGGCGACCTTCGAGTTGAGCGCCTGCATCGCCGAGATGAAGTTGGTGGAGTCGGTGACCTTGTTCTTGAGCAGGGTCTGCGGAATCGCCTCCGCCTGCATCAGGCTGTCGATCAGGTCCGTCGTCTTCAGACCGCTGATGAGCCCGTCGATGGCCATGCCCATGCGGTGGTCTCCCTCCTACGACGGTGGTTCCGGGTGCTGCGGTGGTGCGGGGTGGTGCGGCGGCCGGGGCACGCTTTGGGGACTACGCCCCGGCCGCCGGGCCTGATCAGCGGAGCAGCTGCAGGACGCCCTGGTTGGACTGGTTCGCCTGGGCGAGCATCGCGGTGCCGGCCTGCGACAGGATGTTGGAGCGGGTGTACTTCACCATCTCCTCCGCCATGTCGGTGTCGGTGATGCGGCTGGACGCGGCCGAGAGGTTCTCCTTCGAGACGTTCAGGCTGCGAACGGCCGACTCGAACCGGTTCTGCGAGGCGCCGAGCTCCGAGCGGGCGGTCGAGATCGCGGTGATCGCGGTGTCGATCGCCGTGATGGTCGTGTTCGCCGTCGCGTTGTCGGTGACGACGAAGCCCGTGGCGCCGGTGGCGCTGCTGAGCGTGCCGACCGAGGTGGCGACGTCGGCCAGGCTGACCTGGATGGTGTCGTTCGCCGTCGAGCCCGCGCCGACCTGGAAGTTCAGCGAGCCGCCCTTGAGCAGGTCGATCCCGTTGAAGTTGGTGCCGTTGGTGATGCGGTTGAGCTCCTTGCCCAGCTCGTCGGCCTCCGTCTTGATCGCCGCGCGCGAGGTCGCGTTGTTCGAGTCGTTGCCGCCCTGCACCGCGAGGTCGCGCATGCGCTGCAGGATGGAGTGGACCTCGGTGAGCGAGCCTTCAGCGGTCTGCACGACGCTGATGCCGTCCTGAGCGTTGCGGGCGGCGACGGTCAGACCGCCGACCTGCGACTTCAGGCCCTCCGAGATGGCGAGGCCCGCCGCGTCGTCCGCCGCACGGTTGATGCGGAGGCCGCTGGACAGCT
Proteins encoded:
- the fliD gene encoding flagellar filament capping protein FliD; protein product: MGMAIDGLISGLKTTDLIDSLMQAEAIPQTLLKNKVTDSTNFISAMQALNSKVAALADSAAKLAKPAGTDLHTASTSSTAATATAGTGAVDGTIDFTVDRLAQSQVTVTGPLTQWPDQPPTLTFVAADGTTKQITAASSSLADVAAAINQAGAGVSATRVAAGLDPATGQPLYRLQLSSTKTGAAAAFTAYRGTAADVAAGTATNILSDAGSSQVRQAQDAQLTLWAGTGAAQTVSSATNSFTDVLPGVTVSVTAASTTPVTLTVARDDKSISAAAGSLAGAVNDILTYIGQKQAVSTSTDAAGGTVVTGGVFTGESSVRDVNQKLVDAVIAPIGGVSPSTYGISITRDGAVTFDQDAFAKAMAADPDTVKAAVATIAQRVADAATGASDTYTGSISLKIKGEQSTVKSLNDQITDWDGRLADRRATLEKTYANLEVQLQQLQSQSSWLTGQLSSLPSASAS
- a CDS encoding flagellin encodes the protein MGMQINTNIAANNAYRNLNNTQSDLSKSLEKLSSGLRINRAADDAAGLAISEGLKSQVGGLTVAARNAQDGISVVQTAEGSLTEVHSILQRMRDLAVQGGNDSNNATSRAAIKTEADELGKELNRITNGTNFNGIDLLKGGSLNFQVGAGSTANDTIQVSLADVATSVGTLSSATGATGFVVTDNATANTTITAIDTAITAISTARSELGASQNRFESAVRSLNVSKENLSAASSRITDTDMAEEMVKYTRSNILSQAGTAMLAQANQSNQGVLQLLR